One genomic window of Conger conger chromosome 7, fConCon1.1, whole genome shotgun sequence includes the following:
- the ppp2cab gene encoding serine/threonine-protein phosphatase 2A catalytic subunit alpha isoform — MDEKAFTKELDQWIEQLNECKQLSENQVKTLCEKAKEILTKESNVQDVRCPVTVCGDVHGQFHDLMELFRIGGKSPDTNYLFMGDYVDRGYYSVETVTLLVSLKVRFRERITILRGNHESRQITQVYGFYDECLRKYGNANVWKYFTDLFDYLPLTALVDGQIFCLHGGLSPSIDTLDHIRALDRLQEVPHEGPMCDLLWSDPDDRGGWGISPRGAGYTFGQDISETFNHANGLTLVSRAHQLVMEGYNWCHDRNVVTIFSAPNYCYRCGNQAAIMELDDTLKYSFLQFDPAPRRGEPHVTRRTPDYFL, encoded by the exons ATGGACGAAAAGGCGTTTACGAAGGAACTTGATCAATGGATTGAGCAACTCAACGAGTGTAAGCAGCTCTCGGAAAACCAAGTGAAAACACTCTGTGAAAAG GCCAAAGAGATCCTGACGAAGGAGTCGAATGTGCAGGACGTGCGGTGCCCCGTCACGGTGTGCGGGGATGTGCACGGACAGTTCCACGACCTCATGGAGCTCTTCCGGATCGGGGGGAAGTCTCCGGACACCAACTACCTGTTCATGGGCGACTACGTGGACCGGGGCTATTACTCCGTGGAGACCGTCACCCTTCTGGTATCGCTGAAG GTTAGATTCCGTGAACGCATCACGATTCTTCGGGGGAATCACGAGAGCAGGCAGATCACACAAGTGTACGGTTTCTATGACGAGTGCTTACGGAAGTATGGCAACGCCAACGTGTGGAAGTACTTCACCGACCTCTTCGACTACCTCCCGCTCACCGCGCTGGTGGACGGCCAG ATATTCTGTCTCCACGGAGGACTGTCGCCGTCAATAGACACATTGGATCACATCCGAGCACTGGACCGCTTACAGGAAGTCCCGCACGAG GGCCCCATGTGTGACCTGCTGTGGTCGGACCCGGATGACCGGGGCGGGTGGGGCATCTCTCCCCGGGGTGCGGGGTACACCTTCGGGCAAGACATCTCCGAGACCTTCAACCACGCCAACGGCCTTACCCTCGTCTCAAGAGCCCACCAGCTGGTCATGGAG GGGTACAACTGGTGTCACGATCGCAACGTGGTGACCATTTTCAGCGCCCCCAATTACTGCTATCGCTGCGGCAACCAGGCTGCCATCATGGAACTCGATGACACCCTGAAGTACTCCTT CTTGCAGTTTGACCCCGCCCCCCGCAGAGGAGAGCCACATGTGACCCGCCGGACGCCAGACTACTTCCTGTAA